AATACCGCTTCAGAACCTGCTTTTTATGCACCATCCCTGTTAAATTCCTCCACAGAGACAAACCTACAAGACCCAGGACGACTGGAAATCCCTAGAACTTACCATGGTTTTGGGAAGGGAGCTGTTGGCACTGGTGATCTTCTTGTACATCATTACCGCAAAAACCAGGAAGATGACAAAGACAGTGATGGCGCTCGCGGTGACCACAGCATAATACCCCAAATCTGTAAGATAGGCGTGACTTAAGAAGAGTGGAACACACCGCGAAAGCCAACAGAAATGTGCAAATCTGCAGCTTGGAACACATTAGAAAGGCCTCCTTACTGGGTTTTGGGGGCACCTCTATGCACACCTCCTCTCCTAGCAAGGTATCAATGCCGTTCATGCCTCCCTTTAAGCTCAAGCAGTGTCTTTCGGATCCATTCACTTTAATAGTCTCCGTGCAGGGCAACTCCTCTTCGGCGTCGCATTCAAAACTTGTCACCTGTAACGACAAAGAGGCAGCATTGAGGGAACTCCGGCTCTCGTCAAGAACGAGGGAAACCAGGACAGAGCCCCTGGTGAGCAGAACATCAACAGTTACTCACCTTATCCTTGGTTATGACCTCAAACCTGAACACGTTGTAGTCATTTATGTTACGGATGTTCTGCAATTTCTCATATTGGTAAAGCGGGTGAAGGAATGTAATCTTAATCAAGTCTTGGTCGATGTTCAGGGTTGGTTTAGGGAAATCCAGTTTGCCTGAAATTGAATTACAAATAATATAATTCAATAAGTTTGCATTTGTTCCCAAACCACCTAAACTAATGACCCCTGTAATTTTGTAAGAGGGATTCTTAAAGCCTTTGAACGAAATTTAAGCTGGATGGCTGTTATATCAGGACCTCAGTCCCTTTCTGATTTACTGCAATGTTTCAGCATCTCCCTCCAGGGTCCTTCTGAATGGATCAGAGCCAGCGGAGCCTCATGGTTCATCCACAGGGCCAGAAGAGCTCTTTACTTATATTATACCTCGACCCCCACTATTCTAAATGAAACATTTACATTCGGTCGGATGAATGGCTGCTCAACAGTGACATCAAGTGGCAGCTCAGTGCCTGCAGGACCGCGGGTGACATTAAACACAGAGCATCCgccgccagcagggggcagacagGGCAAGCCCTGGAGGAGACATGCAATTCACCGACAAACCAATCAGAAGCTGTGacgcgcaaaaaaaaaaaaaaaacagcctttcCCACCGTAAAGAGGTAACACTTACACTGGCCATCATAGAACGTGGAATAGGAGAACGGGGCCGAATCGGCGGGCAGGGACACGCTCGTCCCCACCAGGGCGGTCACGTTTATGTAGAAGTGCTCATCAACGTTCCGTGTTTCAGCAGAAATGTTGCAGAAGTACTCTCCAGTGTAGTTGCAGCTCTGCACCAGTACTGGTCCACTGCAGCCAGAGATGCATTAATTGTGGTGAACAACCCGAGGGAGATGCActaaatcacacacacacacacacacacacacacacacaacctacCTCGAGTATCCATTAACGTACACCACGAACCGTGGCAAAAGGCTGGGCTGACTGTAGTTCCAGTAAGCGACGTTCTCCAGATTGTGACAATGGACGGTCACGTTTTCGGGTGGCGGAACGTCTGTGgtgttggagtacgccgtctccaccgggtccgtggatgagaagagattcacagctgacacggggagaagttgcaaatcaccggtttattctcttgactgattataatcagggagcgaccatctgacatacattcagcatgtacaggaggaggctctgccatatgtatcagctgtatcccttttaaagccctttgggcatctccccccccccaccccccctctcggtaccttccgtctaggtgacaaccacatgtttactctagttagtcggttcgtagttgtccttctggaaggctaaaagataagtaggggccgctgatgttctctgttgccccctctatctgttccgattaggtagccttgccttgccagcgccagtcagttctcgttttgattagttacagccttatagaatcattccctttatttcccCTTATAAAATTTTTTCCTCAgtgggcagaaaaaaaaaagaaaatcttaAGATCCTGATTGCTAAAAAGGACGCAAAGTTCACATCGAATTCAAATGCGGCAGAACACTGACCGACCACTATGGGGCAGCAAAGCACTTCTGATCCTCCTGAATACCTAAACATTGATGGCAGCAGTTTTAAAAGATCAATGAGACGGCAAACAGAAATTGAGATGGGTGTATTACAGGAACCTGATTTTAAAGCGCAGCATAATCCATCTGCCTTTTCCTAAGTTCAAGGTTGCAGTACAATGTAAAATTGATTTTATTTGACTTCCAGCACGGCTTGAGAGCTGTGGTAAAGGGTTCCGAAAATGAATCAGCAGCTGAAACCATGATACGGGCCGACAATAAATGGGTGATACACCATGacataacttttttttaattttttttatttatgtatttgtgatTTGTTGTGTTAAGTGACCTTGGGTGTTTTGAAAGGcgctgaaaataaaatgtagtattattattattattattattattattattattataactacTAACGAATCCCCAGGGTTCTGGGATAATTTGAATATAGATGCTACTGGAGTCACCGCGGGAATGAGAGATGAGCTGATCCAGCACTCAGACAGGAAACTGCTTAGCTGGTTTCACACTCACCACTAGTGCTGGTGGTGTACTGGAGCTGCTAGTCTGCTTTTAATCTCCCATATGATAGGAATGTTTCATATAGCGCCATAGATGTGTAGCCAAGACAAGCACTAATGTTTCAGTTGGCAGCAAATTAAGCAAAATAGTTAACTGCTAAAAGCGCTATGGGTCGCAGTGCAGAGTGCATTGAGAGGGGACCCCTGTTAATGGTCAGTAACCTTCTTATAAACGTTTTCATATATCTGTTCAGCATTACAGTATATACAGCTCCTGCTTCAGTCTATGCATAAAGATCTGGATCACATGCAACATAATTAAGTCTGCAGTTAAATGTATATCATTAAAGAAAAATTGCTATTATCCATTTATCACGgttataattattaaaatcatgccAATTAAGTAAACATATCGCTACCAAGCTAAATGTACGGTAATCAATAAAATACCTCTGCGGAGCTAAATGTAGGgttataatcaataaaacatatCGCTACCTAAGAATATATCATTAGCTTCCTCAGTAATGAATTTCATAAACAGATATTTTATTTGATGCATTCAATTCTCCATCaaggtgcgtgtgtgtgtttgtttcaaAAATAACATTCTACATAACAATGAGTTACATAACATATCCAAATACAATGTTTTTGGTCTGTCAGGGAGTGTAAAATGTTTCCCCGTTGGTTACGTACAGTGAGACTGACATTTGGTTATCAACTGAAATACacataaattacatttattgaAAAGGAAGACGTTTTCCCCCCAAAGCCAGATGAttatgaaaggggggggggggggacgacgacGACGACACTGTGGTCATATGGCTGTAATGAACTTAAGGTATGCTGAGGTatgcccaaaaaaaaaaaagaaaaaaaacacctcaatACTACAATCTCAACCAATTAACAGTAAAGCTGTACTTCCCATGGCTCTAAAAGTACATTGTCAGAAATACAGACGTAATAACGACGGACGAGATAGACATCAGAGTAGCGCATCTATCAGAAACCTTCCCATTAATTGTTATGATCACCTCAGAGAAATTTAAAGTAGAGACAATATTCAGCGGCAGCATAAGCTACATAGGAAGAAATACCTTCCTTTAAACAATCATTCCTTAACAGTACAATGTTATTCAAAACTCAAACATTAAATTGTCAGGTGTAATTTTCCATTTATCCAatacaaaaactgtaaaattaatTTTCTAAATAGTGCACATTATCGATTAAAATGTAGCAGACAGCAAATCTGTAAGTTTGagttaaaaaattaaacaaacaaacaaacaaacaaacaaacaaacaaacaaacaaacaaacattacTGGTACCACAGTGGACTTGTGGTTTGTCAGGGGATCGGCAGTCGACAAAGTCTGCAAAGCACGAATGTCATCTTTTAAGACGTATTTGCATTACAGTTGTGCTGTAATGATATTTAAATCATGCTTTGCAATACTGAGCCTTTCAGTTCCTGGAGTATGTCACACAAATTATTCTGCTATACCGTAAGTCAGTGTGCTGGTGAGAGACTTTAAATATCTTTTTTCAAAGAAAATCAATATATTAGATTTAGAAACAAAATATACGTAAATATATGCAGTACTCCAAAGTAGCTCTGCTGATATGCAAGCGACAGGGTGGAAACATGACAATTATAATCAACTAGTTCAAACTAGTACTAAGCTCTGAATAAATATCCACATTCTTTGAAGCAATTTACAATAAATTTCCTGTGGGCGGGTGGGGCATTGAACAAGGTCATTTCCAGCTGCCCCTTCAAATGGACAGAGGTGGGACTTTCCCACGGGGAGATCTATTGTCCATGGTCATTGAAAGGGCCTtattatgctcattttcactgtttataattttatttttagggtATATTACAACAGATTTACATGCTTCCAGAAACAtttctcatactgtacatctctACTGTCTATAACTCTGAAACACACTGTTAGAGgtttaagccccacccccaaagagCCCAGtatgctctgattggtcagcttgccctaCAGGTTCCGCCCTTGTtttgcagtctgcagacagatcctgcCGGGCAAGtggccaataaggattgtgCTATGAGATGACCTTGTCAcagaagtaagggctggaatttcAACAAGACGTTTCAGGCAGATTACAGTAGACTGAGAACTACTCTATTTAGTGTCGTCTTTGGGCcttaagactttgcagacctTTTACACGCATGAAAGGAAACACAACACACTCAAGGAAAGGGGAAAACCAAGAAATCACAACAGGGCCTCTTTTAAACATGTGCTGCGTAATGACAGACTGCATATACTAACATCACCCAGAGATCCAGCGCTGACTAAATTAGATTCAAGGAGCGTTTTCCTGCTAAAGAGCCTTGTGCTGCACAGTCGTGTGTGTAACTAAAGCTCAAGCCCAGTCATCTCCACCTGGAGCCATGCTGATATTAAGACAACCTTAATCTTTACCTCCCCTCCATATACTTCAGACGAAAATCGACGGAATCAACATCGTTTCGGCGATGCCTCACCATATGAGCCATAACCGGCATGGGGATCGTCCCCGTGTGCAGTGTCCCATCGTTCTGATGCCACCCCCACGATTGGCTGACAAAAATGTGACGCAGCGCGGTTGGTCAGTAAGACTAATTATGCAGTTACCAGCATGCTTTGTGCCGCACTGCACTTTAGTGTAAATTAATATGCATTTGTGTATCTCTGTTAATAGTAAATGTTGTAACCATGTAGTGTTTGCCATGACACGCGTGTTTCATTAGCGTGTCACCGTGAGTGTCGCCTCCTTCAGTGAAGGGTCCCCTGCTCTCGCCACCATGTGCTCATTCACGCTCTGCACGTGTGTCTGCTGCCTCAGTAACATTCTGTGCCCTCTACGCTTGTGACGTGGCATGGAATGAACAAGGCAGAGTCCCTTTAAGTTTGCCACAGACTGTTCTCGCCACTGTAACAGTGGCAGCAGGTgaggtgggaggtggggggcgTTCCAGTGACACCACTGCGGTCCCGGGGTCATGTGCCGTCGCTTAAGCCGGAAGTCACGCTCCCAGGTTTCGTCGCttcaacaagaaaaaaaaaaacccacgaGAAAGCCTCGCTCTGCGGGTGCGAGGAGTCACTCGGCTGCCAGGAAACACATGGCAAGGCCGCGATCGCAGCCCATGCGCCATTCTCACCCACACAAGCCCAAACAAACGCACTCGCAGGAGTACAGCCCCTCACAGGGCAGAcagaccacagcaggggctgcgGTCTATCAGTGCGTCTCAGAAATGGAACGTGAAGAGGCAACCGGTTGAAGACCTTCCACCAGGAGAACCTTCTGATATATAAACTTCTCTTCAGTTTGCAGATTGAAAAAGGGCTCTGGGTGGGAGCAGCCAGTGAGACACTGCAGTGAACTCGTGTACcttaagccagtgtttcccgaTCCGGTCCTCGGGCCCCACGGTCAGTTcgtgtttctgctccctctcagctcctcAGTAAGAATGTGggccccgaggaccgggttgggaatcACTGGCTGAAGGAAGTTCACTAGTTAAGCTCAGCAAACAtggacgtttttttttttttttttttttaaaaaagaggaTGTTCACATTTCAGTTCTCCACTGAAACTGAAGTTGGACAAACTGCTTTTCTTCTAGCGCTTTCCAACATTTTTTGCTGAGATCAGATGAAATGGTGGACAGTCTCCATCGCCGACAGATAAAATTTAGACCAACCGTCCCTCAGTGTCTTGAGGTGCCTTTAAAATTGAAAACCTTACGGATAAACTGTACCCAACGTCCCTAAAACCAAACTTTACTCATTGTAAATTCAAAGATTCTAAATATAATTGACATTGAAGCAAATAAGTCTGGGTTTGCTCATTGTAATGATCTGACAGCCATCCAGAGTTTATGCAACTCTGCAATTACTGGTAGGCAGACAACTCAGTGCACGACTGATACAAACCATTCCAGCCCCCTTGTGGATTCCAGGGAGTGATGTTATACACCGATTCTTAAGGTATACCCACTGCACTGCACTTATTATAAGGCAAATCCACTGGATTCTCTGAGTGGCAGAACATTCTTCTCCTGTCCATTTGCGTCATGCATCACCATAAACTCAGCCATGTGGCGGTTAGGAtatatgctgcattccatttgaactcATAACTCAGAAATTCCGGGTTCCTAGTCGGAAATGTCAACTGAAACGCCTCCGAAGTCTAAGGAATCCAGACAACCGTGACCTCAGAATCGAAGACggctgcaccctttatcaaACGAAGTTGAAGCTGTAGTTTTACACTGTTCATTAGCACTTGTGTCTTTTCTGTGATTCATTAAATCAGCCGTACACACAATCCTCTTCCATcgttatctgtggacgtgttgctacagtGTTATGTGCAAAATATCGCGCAgcgtgttatcaactgatattgctaacaatggctaacaatgaaACGGACTAGAACTGGGGCCCGTTTCATTAAGCAGGATTTCAGGTCTAAGTAGgcaacttgtcagatttaaagtagtctaagttatccagctaagcaagaaatcctgctgtTTGAAAGAGGTTCCTGGTATTGCAAAATGGCTCTCTgacttgctgtactggaacAGGGTTAAGCTGTGTGTGACATCATTCCTAGACAAGTACCAACATCTGAGGTAAACGGAACGCAGCAATAGGCAGAAGTACCTTAAGTTGTTTTACTTACTTTGGTTGTTAAGCTCTTTTGTGCAACTGGCTAATGAACTTTAAGGGGTTCCTTAAGAACAACACCAAGATAAGGAGAACAACTTAAGTATTTAATTGAACATTTTAAGGAAACCTTAAGAcgtgttttgtgcaaccgatTTTATTTTATGGAAACCTTAACCTGGATTTTAAGAGAAATCTTCACCTAAAGTTTTTTGTGCCACTAGCCCTACCCCTTAAAATCCGTGCATGCCCGTGCAGGACGCACTGCTGCAAGACGCACTGCTGCAGGACGCACTGCTGCAGGACGCACTGCTGCAAGACGCACTGCTGCAAGACGCACTGCTGCAGGACGCACTGCTGCAGGACGCACTGCTGCAGGACGCCGGCATTAACATACCACAATGCTGCCGTTTTGCACAGATCTCTCTCTTTATTAAATGAATGTTTGATTTTATTACTGATTTACTTTACATATCGTTTATTTTATACGTCACATGTGGTATTCATTTCTTCTGTGCCACTGGACAAAAATTCCCCTCACATGAATCAATTAAGCTCTAAGATCTTATCTTAATGCAACAAAAATAGACGAGAAACAGATTTCTGAGAAAGATATGGTGCTATGTGGGGAAACTCCATGCCCAAGTTTCacattaaaatgacattttaaacatttaacgaATAAAAAGATAAATCTTTATCGTCAGTGTGCAGAGTGCATCGAAATGTCATTTTAACCTACAGCGCTTATAATGCGCGTACATAGTAAAGGATGACAACACAGGAAAACATGGGCAGAAACACAGAGAGCTAGAGTTCACCAACTCGCCTGAGCCGAGTAATCCAGACGAAGAATGATCACTAGCCCAGTGGCTAAGAAAGATTTGAATGCTGATCAACATTTTTCACTGAACTATCCCAGTTGACTAGCAGCAAAATTTCAGCACAAGTCCCACTCCAGGAACCAGCCAGTATACATGTACAAGTATGACACCTGAAATAAGATTACATATAACACCCAGCATACAGAATGGAGGCGGGTCGGAAGTTAGTTTTCACCCACATTACCCAAAACTGAACCAAGTGCAAGATTCGGTAAACGACGTCACATCAAATATGAAGTTTGTGGTGAACATCCTTTGATCACGCATGTTCACACGCCAACTACTCACTGTAAGTGAGTCTGTGCGTGTATGTCTGTGGATGTGTAAACACAGACATTAAAATAAACGCTACGTTCAAATACTGAGGAGGACGCGTCGTGATCACACAAATCCTGAACGTCACAAAGTGATAAGCGATTGCACTTCAAAGTTTAAATGGTGTCATCAGCAGATGGTGACACACATCTTACGCACACGTTCTTCAAAATGGAGCCCAGAGTGGCAGAAAGACGAACAGTGAGCATTTTCCGGAatcaaaaaggaaaaaacaaagcCATGCTTAAGGTGCATTAAGCAATTAGCACGTCCTGCCTCTTTAAAAACTTGACCTACATATGTCAGAACTGCAGGTTTCACACTAATGGTCTAATCTGCTACTTGGCTACCAAACTGCACCCCCTCAGaacatgtgtgcgtgtgtactGTAAGATCGTGGCCTAAATCAAAATAGATCAAAGCCCAACAAAGGAAACACGCTTCTGTGAGATCTGGGATTCCCTGCAATTGAGGGTCCCTACGTTGTTCCAAACGTCAGAGACGATGCAGACAAGGTTCTCAGTGGTCCCCTGCATGTGACTCACTTCCCCTTAAATGACCTACAAAAATATTCCTGTGTCCATCTGCATGCCatgttttcaaaatgtcttCCTTCCTGGCTTTGTACATACCACCAGATAGAAGGAACCTAGAGATGGCAAGTGTGGTGAGATCCTGCAACGCAAGTGTAAGAGTTAAGCCTTCGTTATTCAAAAGAGGAAGTTGGAATCCGAGTTTTGGCCTTCGTTTGGGGAATGCGAACAAAAACAGTACACAGGCACATTTTAGGCTACATTAAGAAGATATTACGGATTATACAGAACTCTCTTCAGTACTGCTAACATCGTCAAATTCGTATGTGACCCCTCTCGCTGACACAAGGTAAACAACCAGTACCCAGAAACAGACAGGGCCAAGTAACCACAATATAAACCAAAGGGCCATTTCCTGATTTATGCAAACTCAACAATAATTTAACTGGCttcagcttttaaaaaaaaaaatctaaaaaaggGAGCAGAATCTTATCTGTCGAGAGAACAAATGCTGTGGTATACACCACACTTCATCTAAAAACTGGACTTTTTTGTTCAGTAACTAACTCGAGAGCAGCAATTCCAAACCCATGGGTCGCAACCCAAAAAGttctcctatgctgatccacaatcaaatttcccagccccaatTCTAAAATGAACCTATATAAACAGGTCTTgagtctgcaaatgcttagcgcaaaactagtgaacactcaaccactccaagaagccaaaccacagatgcttaatttaaaattcactggcacatccaatcagatttgtgcgataggtattgattggcgtaaattgcagagtgcactgcatgCTTGATCACAGCGTTAATTTAAACCGATATTTTACACAGGGTCGCCACTGAGCTGGCGCGGTAAAACTTGGGTCATGGTGCAAAAATGGTTGAGGAACACTGCTCTAGAATTCAGTTCCAAGACAATTGGCTACAACCCTAAATTTGGGACAATATCTACTGGGCCAACGAGATGCCTGACAGCTTCCAGTCCATTTCATTGGAAACGCTGCATTATGTTGCAAGACCTCCCATGCAAATGATCTCCGAGTTCTGCCGCACGGATCTGAGCCACTGTCAGCAGAAACTCCCCATGCGACTCCCCATCGGCTCAGCAGACGGACTTTAGAACTCCGCTCCTGGCTGGATAAAGCGATCATTTAAAAGCGGTGGGAGCAACATGCATGATCTGCAATTTTCTAAACCAGTAACCCGTACAGACATGACCTCAAACATCTGCCTTAAGGCACCGATCGCTGGTCGGGCATCATCCAAATGGCCCCTACTTCCACTCTCTAGTGGGTGTACGATTAATGTTCTCGGCTGGGGAGGGTCTTGCCGTTGAAAAGATCAGGGACCAAGTTTACCAGGGGTTTGACTTTAAGGAAGACTGGAATCGGGGCTAAAGTCCTCGGGGCGATAGCAAACCCGGCTGTAGCCCCGAGTGATCGGACCTGACAATGCTCGAGGTTCTCTGGATACCTCTCTCACAAAGGCTATGCTGGTGCAGTGTCACCCAGCTGCAATGCAAAGGACAGAGAGGCATCTGCCACACAAAGTTTATACTCAGACCCTCACCAAAGTCACAGATTTTGAAAACATAATACTGGATGTTTCCTTTTAtgtgatagatagatatagatagagagagagagacagacagaaccaTCTAATTAAATTCACAATCTCCCTTTTTTACTGAACTAGGCTCTAGGGAAGATCAAACATTTCCGTTAGTTAATTGATAAGATCAGATTaaaaagcaggggtctccaactccggtcctggagagctaccatccagtaggttttctatcctacctggcttctgatgagccacagctgttctcaggtaaataccgggagcaggtgtgactcatcagaaaccaagtgggacagaaaacctactggatagtagctctccaggaccccGTACTAAAGCATTTCGCTCTGCAAGATAATAAACAGACCTATGATTACGATGGTTAATGTAGCATCTTTAATTTTCAGTTACGGTCTGGACTCATTACCACGGCGAATTCTGGCAGACATTTCGGTCCAAATGCCCTTTAAGAATAAAGCCAGCGTAGGTGGTAGGCCTTACAAACCCAGCCTGCAGTTTGTCCCTGCAGTGAAAAGGACGTTTATCCGCCGCCGGATGGCTTGACGATCCTGGCCGTTTCCCGGTGCCACCAATATTGTACCTACTAGTTTTAGCTCTCGTTGTATGACagcatttcataattattaccTTAAGTAAACTTTATATGGATACCCAATCGTCATCAAAGCTCAAATATTAATTCTACGAAAGCTCAGAAGTTGGTAAAAGCGTCCATGCAGTGAAATACTGCAGAAATCATCTCTCGCTCTCAGGCACTTCATTGCAGCGCATCTTTCATGCAAATGGAGTCACATTTCTGCGACATCACTGATATAAAACACATGCTGCAGAGATGAAAACTGATAATTCAAGAAGTTTCGCTTAATGGGAATCAAACaatctgtattttaaaaaaatgagtcGGGAGGGTTGAGGTCCTCTCCCATCCGGGGGGGGCCCAGGGGGatgtttttggttttgattattggggggggggctgggcatAAACACGGCCAAATGCGAAAAAGTCAAATGTCGCATGTAAGATACTTACAGCCAGGAAAGTGCGAGTGATTTTCCCCCCCTTTGTTTCTTAAATCGTTATTCTGGTACATTTCTCGGGTTGGCTGTGACGGCTTTCTATGCAGAGGAAGGGGAATCACGCGGATTTGATCATT
The nucleotide sequence above comes from Paramormyrops kingsleyae isolate MSU_618 chromosome 3, PKINGS_0.4, whole genome shotgun sequence. Encoded proteins:
- the ifngr1l gene encoding growth/differentiation factor 10b; translated protein: MPLLLTSALVALVAATHAVNLFSSTDPVETAYSNTTDVPPPENVTVHCHNLENVAYWNYSQPSLLPRFVVYVNGYSSGPVLVQSCNYTGEYFCNISAETRNVDEHFYINVTALVGTSVSLPADSAPFSYSTFYDGQCKLDFPKPTLNIDQDLIKITFLHPLYQYEKLQNIRNINDYNVFRFEVITKDKVTSFECDAEEELPCTETIKVNGSERHCLSLKGGMNGIDTLLGEEVCIEVPPKPNLGYYAVVTASAITVFVIFLVFAVMMYKKITSANSSLPKTMVSVFTHQSTSTGTFVVKREPILLPESVDSPTSTDGLLKDLENAPLSRCASDSDRSRFMIGVCQPDASEGRQGSEGEADETETTGISGSGYDRPKLPFEQHGRVEMGPGDTVDSYRKI